Proteins from a genomic interval of Oncorhynchus clarkii lewisi isolate Uvic-CL-2024 chromosome 13, UVic_Ocla_1.0, whole genome shotgun sequence:
- the LOC139424156 gene encoding myosin heavy chain, embryonic smooth muscle isoform-like — protein sequence MLASNDVDTLTLELVAERSMAQKSENARQQLERQNKDLRAKLGELEGSVKSRFEASITALEAKILQLEEQLEQEAKERAAANKLVRRTEKKLKEVCMQVEDERCHSDQYKEQSEKANSRMKQLKRQLEEESTRANAYRRKLQRELDDATDSSEGLSREVNTLKSRLRRGGPIRDASSSPTRVDALPTAKTLPLSS from the exons ATGCTGGCATCCAATGAC gtgGACACCCTGACCCTGGAGCTTGTGGCAGAGCGCAGCATGGCCCAGAAGAGTGAAAATGCGCGCCAGCAGCTGGAGAGGCAGAACAAGGACTTGCGGGCCAAGCTGGGCGAGCTGGAGGGTTCCGTGAAGAGCCGGTTTGAGGCCTCCATCACCGCCCTGGAGGCCAAGATACTGCAGCTGGAGGAGCAGCTGGAGCAGGAGGCTAA GGAGCGAGCAGCGGCCAATAAGCTTgtgagaaggacagagaagaaGCTGAAGGAGGTGTGCATGCAGGTGGAGGACGAGCGCTGCCATTCCGACCAGTACAAGGAACAG AGTGAGAAGGCCAACTCTCGTATGAAACAGCTGAAGAGGCAGCTTGAGGAGGAGTCCACACGTGCCAACGCCTACCGCAGGAAGCTGCAGAGGGAGCTGGACGATGCCACTGATAGCAGCGAGGGTCTCAGCCGTGAGGTCAACACACTCAAGAGCCGCCTCAG GCGTGGAGGCCCCATCAGAGACGCCAGCAGCTCCCCAACCAGAGTAGACGCGCTCCCTACAGCCAAAACCTTACCCCTGTCCTCCTAA